One stretch of Rhodohalobacter mucosus DNA includes these proteins:
- a CDS encoding sugar phosphate nucleotidyltransferase, giving the protein MKVVLFCGGLGMRLREYSENIPKPMVQLGYRPLLWNIMKYYAHFGHKDFILCLGYKGDYIKRYFVEYEEYVSNDFVLNKGSRNIELLHSDLDDWNITFVDTGMTSNVGQRLKQVEPFLEGEEMFLANYSDGLSDLPLNEMIDEFKEIDRVGSFLAYQPTQSFHVVDMGGNGDVKSISHIGDSGLWINAGFFVFKKEIFNYIGEGEELVVEPFQRLIKERQLHGYKYDGFWAALDTFKDKQLFDDLYAAGQTPWKVWEKRNQPG; this is encoded by the coding sequence ATGAAGGTAGTACTGTTTTGCGGAGGCCTCGGAATGAGGCTGCGCGAATATTCAGAGAACATTCCGAAACCGATGGTTCAGCTGGGGTACAGGCCGCTGCTGTGGAACATCATGAAATATTACGCCCATTTCGGACACAAGGATTTCATCCTCTGTCTGGGCTACAAGGGAGATTACATCAAGCGCTATTTTGTGGAGTACGAGGAGTATGTGTCCAACGATTTTGTACTGAACAAGGGCAGCAGGAATATCGAACTGCTGCACAGCGACCTGGACGACTGGAACATCACCTTTGTGGATACGGGGATGACCTCCAATGTGGGACAGCGACTGAAACAGGTGGAGCCCTTTCTGGAGGGCGAGGAGATGTTTCTGGCTAACTACAGTGACGGGCTGAGCGATCTTCCGCTGAATGAGATGATCGACGAGTTCAAGGAGATCGACCGGGTCGGCTCCTTTCTGGCCTATCAGCCCACGCAGAGCTTTCATGTGGTGGATATGGGCGGAAACGGCGATGTGAAAAGCATCAGCCATATCGGCGATTCGGGATTGTGGATCAACGCCGGCTTTTTCGTATTTAAAAAGGAGATCTTCAACTACATTGGTGAAGGTGAGGAGCTGGTTGTGGAGCCTTTTCAGCGGCTAATCAAAGAGCGACAGCTGCACGGTTACAAATACGACGGCTTCTGGGCGGCACTGGACACGTTTAAGGACAAGCAGCTGTTCGATGATCTCTATGCGGCCGGACAGACGCCATGGAAAGTGTGGGAAAAAAGAAACCAACCAGGATGA
- a CDS encoding PIG-L deacetylase family protein, translating into MIELNLPESKERGLNILCLGAHCDDIEIGCGGTVLKLLEKYSVEKVTWVVFCSNEIRKQEAEVSANEFLASVPDKDIRVMSYRDGFLPDSWTKVKEEFESLKKEFNPDLIFTHTRQDRHQDHRTIHELTWNTFRNHMILEYEIPKYDGDLGNPNLFVPLDEQTVDQKNGILFSSFQSQLEKHWFDRELITSMMRVRGIECASKTKYAEAFYSRKICI; encoded by the coding sequence ATGATTGAGCTAAATTTACCGGAAAGCAAAGAACGCGGGCTGAACATATTGTGCCTGGGAGCTCATTGCGACGACATTGAAATCGGGTGCGGCGGTACGGTTCTGAAGCTTCTTGAAAAGTACAGCGTGGAAAAGGTAACCTGGGTGGTATTCTGCTCGAATGAGATCCGAAAACAGGAGGCGGAAGTGAGTGCGAACGAGTTTCTGGCTTCTGTTCCCGACAAGGATATCCGGGTGATGAGTTACAGAGACGGCTTTCTGCCCGACTCCTGGACAAAAGTGAAAGAGGAGTTTGAGTCGCTTAAAAAGGAATTCAATCCCGATCTGATTTTTACACACACACGACAAGACCGGCACCAGGATCATCGCACCATCCACGAACTCACCTGGAATACGTTCCGGAATCACATGATTCTGGAGTATGAAATACCTAAATATGACGGGGATCTGGGCAATCCGAACTTGTTTGTCCCCCTGGATGAGCAGACGGTGGACCAAAAAAACGGGATTCTGTTCAGCAGCTTTCAGAGTCAGCTGGAGAAGCACTGGTTCGACCGGGAGCTGATTACATCCATGATGAGGGTTCGCGGGATTGAGTGCGCATCGAAAACGAAATACGCCGAAGCATTTTATAGCCGAAAAATATGCATTTGA